A genomic window from Candidatus Obscuribacterales bacterium includes:
- a CDS encoding aldehyde dehydrogenase family protein, producing the protein MAVVQEKELACKAFLSGSPKKLLIGGKWVDAESGKTFETLNPATGEVLAKVAEGSKADIDKAVTAARDAFENGPWRKMSSYERGRLLYKLADAIEAHADEFAQLETLDNGKPIRESRYVDVPQAIETFRYYAGWATKIEGETVNVNPNFFNYTLREPVGVVGQIIPWNFPLLMAAWKLAPALACGNTLILKPAEQTPLSALRLGELACEVGFPEGVINIVTGFGENSAGEALSRHMDVDKIAFTGEDKTGKKILEASTGNLKRVSLELGGKAPNIVFADADIDAAVKGAITGIFFNQGQVCCAGSRLFLEKSIQDEFLTKLKERAEGLRQGNGMDEKTQIGPQVSKEQQERIMSYIEAGQREGAKLVCGGERPGGELAKGYFVKPTVFSGVNNNMKIAQEEIFGPVLSVLNFGSVEEVAEQANKVAFGLSGAVWTKDIKKAHKLASQIKAGTVWVNCYNVFNAAIPFGGYKQSGYGRELGKHAIELYTQIKSVWVDMS; encoded by the coding sequence ATGGCCGTAGTCCAAGAAAAAGAATTAGCCTGCAAGGCATTTCTCTCAGGCTCACCCAAGAAGCTGCTTATTGGCGGCAAATGGGTTGATGCCGAATCCGGAAAAACATTTGAAACACTAAACCCAGCTACAGGCGAAGTATTAGCCAAAGTTGCCGAAGGCAGCAAAGCTGATATCGACAAGGCAGTTACAGCCGCTCGCGATGCTTTTGAAAACGGTCCATGGCGCAAGATGAGCTCTTACGAGCGCGGTCGTTTGCTCTACAAACTCGCCGATGCAATTGAAGCTCATGCAGATGAATTTGCACAATTAGAAACTCTCGATAACGGTAAGCCAATTCGCGAATCGCGTTATGTCGATGTGCCGCAAGCAATCGAAACATTCCGCTACTACGCTGGTTGGGCAACCAAAATCGAAGGCGAAACAGTCAACGTAAATCCAAACTTCTTCAACTACACGTTGCGTGAACCAGTTGGCGTTGTTGGACAAATTATTCCTTGGAACTTTCCGCTCTTGATGGCAGCCTGGAAATTGGCTCCAGCTCTAGCATGCGGTAACACACTTATCCTCAAGCCGGCAGAACAGACACCATTGTCAGCTCTGCGCTTGGGCGAACTAGCTTGTGAAGTTGGATTCCCTGAAGGTGTCATTAACATCGTCACCGGATTCGGCGAGAATTCCGCAGGCGAAGCACTCTCAAGACACATGGATGTCGACAAGATTGCTTTCACAGGCGAAGACAAGACAGGCAAAAAGATTTTGGAAGCTTCCACAGGCAACTTGAAGCGCGTATCGCTCGAGCTGGGTGGTAAGGCACCAAACATCGTATTTGCTGATGCCGACATCGATGCTGCTGTAAAAGGCGCCATCACAGGTATCTTCTTCAACCAAGGTCAAGTCTGCTGCGCAGGCTCCAGACTCTTCTTGGAAAAATCAATCCAAGATGAGTTCTTGACCAAGCTGAAAGAAAGAGCTGAAGGCTTGCGTCAAGGCAACGGTATGGACGAGAAGACCCAGATAGGTCCTCAAGTCTCCAAAGAACAACAAGAACGCATCATGAGCTACATTGAAGCCGGACAAAGAGAAGGCGCCAAGTTGGTTTGTGGTGGCGAGCGTCCAGGCGGCGAATTGGCCAAAGGCTACTTCGTCAAGCCGACTGTCTTCTCAGGCGTCAACAACAACATGAAGATTGCCCAAGAAGAAATCTTTGGACCAGTGTTGTCCGTACTCAACTTCGGAAGTGTTGAAGAAGTTGCTGAACAAGCCAACAAAGTTGCATTCGGATTGTCCGGTGCAGTCTGGACCAAGGACATCAAAAAGGCTCATAAATTAGCCTCACAAATCAAAGCTGGAACAGTCTGGGTTAACTGCTACAACGTATTTAACGCAGCAATTCCGTTTGGTGGCTACAAGCAGAGCGGCTACGGTCGTGAACTCGGCAAACACGCAATTGAACTGTACACACAGATAAAGTCCGTCTGGGTTGACATGTCCTAG
- a CDS encoding heavy-metal-associated domain-containing protein yields the protein MMMQASYYRKIPSFIILLVAVWFTAANLMVLAAKPTDKYSILSFSVHGATCAACIIEIDRLLRAVKGVRAVNINPKNRPLKVAVVIDSAQVHPRVIVQVLVEHKYQVADQLVLPYARDTVAKYLPMPANKNDSLNDKPRLMIP from the coding sequence ATGATGATGCAAGCAAGTTATTACCGGAAAATTCCCTCGTTCATTATTTTACTCGTGGCCGTTTGGTTTACGGCTGCCAATTTAATGGTCTTAGCCGCCAAACCAACCGATAAGTATTCAATACTGAGCTTTTCAGTGCATGGAGCAACTTGTGCTGCCTGCATTATTGAAATAGATAGGTTGTTGCGTGCGGTGAAAGGTGTTCGAGCGGTTAACATCAATCCCAAGAATCGCCCGCTTAAGGTTGCTGTAGTCATTGACAGCGCCCAAGTGCATCCAAGAGTAATAGTTCAAGTATTGGTTGAACACAAATATCAAGTAGCTGATCAGTTGGTATTACCTTACGCCAGAGATACAGTCGCCAAATATTTGCCTATGCCTGCAAATAAAAACGATAGTTTAAATGACAAACCCAGGCTGATGATTCCATAG
- a CDS encoding TonB C-terminal domain-containing protein, with translation MFLILALLSICWVIGCWILDVHAQTSGKREPIKGRVETQHLESGDSRYQFETQSPSTDDADYLKGSAKQDSLQGRADDSGWQEEPGVGELDKEIGMLKGNARKNGANLQAGDPDAEDQQLMIEWDRWRNRLLRAVQLGTIGIINNQGDDAYRWDAQRRVMRSKYPLGTEACFICQVTPTLKIQKLKILNSSGFPEFDNAVLQAVKDLEDTKILKFPDRSKRPFVSQAACIRTATSDNFQYHKFGDVERQVIPGR, from the coding sequence ATGTTTCTTATATTGGCACTCTTATCCATTTGTTGGGTAATTGGTTGCTGGATATTGGATGTTCATGCTCAGACAAGCGGTAAACGCGAGCCTATCAAAGGACGTGTGGAAACCCAACATCTGGAATCAGGCGATAGCCGCTATCAATTTGAAACGCAATCTCCATCAACTGATGATGCTGACTATCTCAAGGGGAGCGCAAAGCAAGATTCATTGCAAGGTCGTGCTGACGATTCCGGCTGGCAGGAAGAACCTGGCGTTGGCGAACTCGACAAAGAAATCGGGATGTTGAAAGGCAATGCTCGAAAGAATGGCGCGAATTTGCAAGCGGGTGACCCTGATGCAGAAGATCAGCAATTGATGATTGAATGGGATCGCTGGCGCAATCGTCTTTTGCGTGCAGTGCAATTGGGCACAATTGGCATTATCAACAATCAGGGAGATGATGCTTACAGATGGGATGCGCAAAGAAGAGTAATGCGCAGCAAATATCCTCTAGGTACAGAGGCATGTTTTATCTGTCAGGTAACACCAACTCTAAAAATTCAGAAATTGAAAATATTGAACTCATCGGGATTTCCTGAATTCGACAACGCAGTCTTGCAGGCGGTCAAAGACTTGGAAGACACGAAAATTCTCAAGTTTCCTGATCGCTCGAAGCGTCCTTTCGTGAGCCAAGCGGCCTGTATTCGTACCGCGACTAGCGACAACTTCCAATATCACAAGTTCGGCGATGTCGAACGTCAGGTAATTCCAGGAAGATAG
- a CDS encoding phosphodiester glycosidase family protein, producing MQLFSKLGITVLSALAVTIGMTQFASNSSHALDRPRIAPPSQWRDLQQPNYLYPGDGAIYYTFTTKNGSKAHLLVVNYKTGKWQLRPFVNDSTATVGETAEKLGAAAAVNGGYFNLTDGVSTSYVVIDGKEATNPKTNEALIKNPKLANFLETIFNRSEIRFLEDKKHQPYIDIALHNAPIPEGTKLVSSLQAGPQLVPKLTEKDEAFVRTESDGKEADSISCLRPAARTAIGITDDGNALLLCVAGPGQEEGSPGLTLKALADLMTSLGCTKAINLDGGTSTSMYVRLRPEAADQPTMPPRGKTVLTKLPETKVKSAILVMPGK from the coding sequence ATGCAATTGTTTTCGAAACTAGGCATTACGGTACTTTCTGCTCTGGCAGTAACCATAGGCATGACCCAATTTGCATCCAACTCGTCCCATGCCCTCGATCGCCCACGCATAGCTCCGCCATCGCAATGGCGCGACTTGCAGCAACCAAATTATCTATATCCCGGCGACGGTGCCATCTATTACACATTCACAACAAAAAACGGCAGCAAAGCACATCTTCTTGTCGTCAATTACAAGACAGGCAAATGGCAATTGCGTCCTTTCGTGAATGACAGCACGGCAACCGTTGGAGAAACAGCAGAAAAACTTGGAGCAGCGGCAGCCGTAAATGGTGGCTATTTCAACCTCACCGATGGTGTCAGCACAAGTTATGTTGTCATAGACGGCAAGGAAGCAACCAATCCAAAAACCAATGAAGCCCTGATAAAAAATCCAAAGCTGGCAAATTTCCTGGAAACCATTTTCAATCGCAGCGAAATTCGTTTTCTAGAAGACAAAAAGCACCAGCCTTATATCGACATCGCATTGCACAATGCACCTATTCCTGAAGGAACAAAACTAGTCAGTTCACTGCAAGCAGGACCGCAACTCGTGCCGAAACTAACTGAAAAAGACGAAGCTTTTGTGCGCACCGAATCCGACGGGAAGGAAGCGGATTCAATTTCCTGCTTGAGACCGGCTGCACGAACGGCAATTGGTATCACTGATGACGGAAATGCTTTACTGCTTTGCGTCGCTGGCCCCGGACAAGAAGAAGGTTCGCCAGGATTGACGCTAAAAGCACTTGCCGACCTTATGACGAGTTTGGGTTGCACGAAAGCAATAAACTTAGACGGCGGTACTTCCACAAGCATGTACGTACGCCTGAGACCGGAAGCTGCTGATCAACCAACAATGCCCCCAAGAGGCAAGACTGTGCTCACCAAGTTACCCGAGACCAAAGTGAAATCAGCAATTCTGGTAATGCCTGGTAAGTAG
- the tilS gene encoding tRNA lysidine(34) synthetase TilS: protein MASDNSEQVNAFLQSAKDGLLESMALAQSIMPECKPSILVGLSGGVDSTTLLLLLNSLKSELNFKLSACHVNHHVRLEEADKDEEFCRELCDKLSIPLTVEHLNAPSNLETVSEEKLRQSRYERLTKVANENGISLIATAHIKDDQVETLLFRLFRGSGRPGLVGMPMVRRLSDDVILIRPLLNIARSDCQAYLDSCGQEARLDSSNNNIAYRRNFIRHRVIPVIKEQFANLSESMERFRSLNEEEEAFIASAVNKALVELSATNLDHWQRHLFLSLPAAIQRRVLWQGLKFRDVEPSFERIEGCRKAISQQSAVSLDENWDLRSTADTIIWQDKNVGTENADPWQIELKVPGTTPLLRLDHALQIEVLDEGVSSFPPSSDLTAVADLSHAAFPLVVRTRMAGDLIQPFGMQEMVKLKKYLHNHKPSGKTPFANIVVADQREVLWVPGIGLSDKLKVTGKPSHLLTWLKLAADSAIC, encoded by the coding sequence ATGGCAAGCGATAATTCCGAGCAAGTTAATGCATTTCTGCAGTCCGCCAAGGACGGTCTATTAGAATCCATGGCGCTTGCTCAGAGCATAATGCCTGAGTGCAAGCCATCTATTCTTGTCGGCTTGTCGGGTGGCGTTGATTCAACGACGCTTTTGCTCCTCTTAAATTCGCTAAAAAGCGAACTCAATTTCAAGCTGTCTGCCTGCCACGTCAATCATCATGTACGACTAGAAGAAGCTGATAAGGATGAGGAATTTTGCCGCGAGCTCTGCGACAAATTGTCCATACCGCTGACTGTCGAACATTTAAATGCACCAAGTAATCTTGAGACGGTATCGGAAGAGAAACTTCGTCAATCACGCTATGAGCGACTGACTAAAGTTGCAAACGAAAATGGAATTAGTCTCATTGCCACCGCTCACATCAAGGATGATCAGGTGGAGACACTTTTGTTTCGTCTCTTCCGGGGAAGTGGACGTCCTGGACTCGTCGGCATGCCTATGGTGCGACGCTTAAGCGACGACGTAATTCTGATAAGACCTCTGCTCAATATTGCCCGTTCAGATTGCCAGGCATATTTAGACAGTTGCGGGCAAGAAGCGCGATTGGATTCGTCCAACAACAATATCGCCTACAGACGAAATTTCATTCGTCACCGCGTCATTCCGGTAATCAAAGAGCAATTTGCCAATCTGTCAGAAAGCATGGAAAGATTTCGCAGTCTCAACGAAGAGGAAGAAGCATTCATAGCTTCTGCTGTAAACAAAGCTCTTGTTGAACTTTCTGCTACTAACTTAGATCACTGGCAAAGACACCTCTTTCTTTCATTGCCTGCTGCCATCCAACGCCGTGTCCTCTGGCAAGGACTGAAATTTAGAGATGTTGAACCGTCTTTCGAGCGAATTGAGGGATGTCGCAAAGCTATTTCCCAACAATCGGCTGTAAGCTTAGATGAAAACTGGGACTTGCGCTCAACTGCCGACACTATCATCTGGCAGGATAAAAATGTGGGGACGGAAAATGCCGATCCCTGGCAGATCGAACTGAAAGTACCGGGAACGACCCCACTCTTGCGCCTTGATCATGCGCTCCAAATTGAAGTGCTGGATGAAGGAGTCTCATCTTTTCCACCAAGCAGTGACTTAACTGCCGTGGCTGACCTGTCTCATGCAGCCTTTCCTCTGGTTGTCAGAACAAGAATGGCAGGAGACCTAATTCAGCCATTTGGTATGCAGGAGATGGTTAAGCTGAAGAAATACCTTCACAACCACAAACCAAGTGGAAAAACTCCGTTTGCCAACATAGTTGTGGCCGACCAGAGGGAAGTCCTCTGGGTACCGGGTATAGGTTTAAGTGACAAGCTCAAGGTGACAGGAAAACCTTCACACTTACTTACATGGCTGAAATTGGCAGCAGACAGCGCTATTTGTTGA
- the ftsH gene encoding ATP-dependent zinc metalloprotease FtsH, with product MRKYGTTGAVFFLLIVLMVFVFSLTSVSKREEPLTYSQLSQMLKSDEAKNIKKVVVTNGETVVQVQMQNSQAERPVIVPAEAKSDLVRELNKANVPIEVREPDKSSFWLSMLSSFFLPILLLLGILFMFRSAQSGGNQAMSFGRSRAKLMLDSKVKVSFSDVAGIDEAKQELQEIVDFLKNPEKFQALGARIPRGVLLVGAPGTGKTLLAKAVAGEAGVPFFSISGSDFVEMFVGVGASRVRDLFEQAKKHAPCIVFVDEIDAVGRQRGAGLGGGHDEREQTLNQLLVEMDGFEPNAGIIVVAATNRPDILDSALLRPGRFDRQVVIDRPDVLGREQILSVHSKGKPLAEGVDLKVLARRTPGFTGADLSNLINEAALIAARNNKREIEMHDLELAIDKVIAGPEKKTRIISAKEKEMTAYHEIGHALMCVLLEHAHPLHKVSIIPRGFALGLTMFLPEEDIMTQTRSQLIDQIGVSLGGRVAEETVYGEITTGAQDDLEKSTKLARRMVTEFGMSDRLGPMTFGKRNEHIFLGRDFGHERDYSENVATIIDEEVKNLISQQHERVRDLLIKHRPHMDAIVKVLLEKETLEAKEFKDIVEEVDRKLNGGGSSSSDSDGNDKPSASATTSDSSTVIKTGEKEPPQDPEGKPEFKPKFA from the coding sequence ATGAGGAAGTACGGGACAACCGGCGCCGTTTTCTTTTTGCTTATTGTTTTGATGGTTTTTGTCTTTTCGCTGACCAGCGTCAGCAAGAGAGAAGAGCCTTTGACCTACTCGCAGCTATCTCAAATGCTGAAGTCGGACGAAGCTAAAAACATCAAGAAAGTCGTTGTCACCAACGGCGAAACAGTTGTGCAAGTTCAGATGCAGAACTCGCAAGCAGAGCGTCCTGTCATCGTGCCGGCTGAAGCTAAGTCTGATTTAGTTCGCGAACTCAATAAGGCAAATGTACCTATTGAAGTTAGAGAACCGGACAAATCAAGCTTCTGGCTTTCCATGCTTTCTTCTTTCTTCCTGCCGATTCTTTTACTGCTGGGCATTTTGTTTATGTTCCGCAGCGCTCAATCGGGTGGCAATCAAGCAATGAGTTTTGGTCGCAGCCGCGCCAAGCTAATGCTCGACAGCAAAGTAAAAGTAAGTTTTTCCGACGTTGCCGGAATTGACGAAGCCAAACAAGAGTTGCAAGAGATAGTCGACTTCTTAAAGAATCCAGAAAAGTTTCAAGCACTTGGCGCTCGCATTCCACGCGGTGTCCTTCTTGTCGGCGCGCCTGGTACAGGTAAGACACTTCTAGCGAAGGCTGTCGCCGGCGAAGCTGGTGTTCCATTCTTTAGTATTTCCGGATCTGATTTCGTTGAAATGTTTGTCGGTGTAGGCGCCTCTCGCGTGCGCGATTTATTCGAGCAGGCTAAAAAGCATGCTCCTTGTATTGTGTTCGTTGATGAAATAGACGCCGTTGGTCGCCAGCGTGGCGCAGGTCTAGGCGGCGGACATGATGAGCGCGAGCAAACTCTCAATCAATTGCTTGTCGAGATGGACGGTTTTGAACCGAATGCCGGCATCATTGTTGTTGCAGCTACCAACCGTCCGGATATTCTCGATTCAGCACTATTACGTCCGGGTCGTTTTGACCGGCAAGTAGTCATTGACAGACCGGATGTGCTTGGTCGCGAACAGATTCTTTCAGTACACAGCAAGGGCAAGCCTCTTGCTGAAGGCGTTGATCTCAAAGTATTGGCAAGACGCACACCAGGCTTCACTGGTGCCGACTTATCCAATCTTATTAACGAAGCAGCTCTAATTGCAGCACGCAACAACAAGCGTGAGATTGAAATGCACGATCTGGAATTGGCTATAGACAAAGTCATAGCTGGTCCGGAGAAAAAGACACGCATCATTTCCGCCAAAGAGAAAGAAATGACCGCTTATCACGAGATAGGGCACGCTCTCATGTGCGTCCTTCTTGAGCATGCGCATCCGCTGCACAAGGTAAGCATTATTCCTCGTGGATTCGCGCTTGGTCTGACAATGTTCTTGCCAGAAGAGGACATCATGACTCAGACAAGATCGCAGCTAATAGATCAAATTGGCGTAAGCCTCGGTGGTCGTGTAGCTGAAGAAACCGTCTATGGTGAAATCACAACCGGTGCTCAAGATGATTTGGAAAAATCCACCAAACTCGCTCGCCGCATGGTTACTGAATTCGGTATGAGCGATAGACTTGGTCCGATGACATTCGGCAAGCGCAACGAGCATATTTTCCTCGGTCGTGATTTTGGTCACGAGCGTGACTACAGTGAAAATGTTGCCACCATAATTGATGAGGAAGTAAAAAACCTCATCAGCCAGCAACATGAACGCGTAAGAGATTTGCTCATCAAGCATCGCCCACACATGGATGCCATTGTGAAAGTATTGCTTGAAAAAGAAACTCTAGAGGCAAAAGAGTTCAAAGACATCGTTGAAGAAGTTGATCGCAAGCTTAACGGCGGCGGAAGTTCCTCCAGCGACTCTGACGGCAACGACAAACCATCAGCTTCAGCAACAACCTCTGATTCGTCAACAGTGATAAAGACCGGCGAAAAAGAGCCTCCGCAAGATCCGGAAGGCAAGCCTGAATTCAAGCCTAAATTCGCTTAA
- a CDS encoding tetratricopeptide repeat protein — MRVARKASSGLVINLLAVSLLAGGSLSVAVPVQAKGSAQSKMDLAELMFFNGNIDGAIRAYKQALAMEPDLVQCHMGLLSLYIQKQDFAKAIDECHEVIRLKPNTKDVHLILGNLLRAQNDLDGSIEALTKAAESGSDPGQVHSALGTAHLQKGNLEKAEEHLTHAVEKSPKGSADAHLLLGVVKFKKGNKAEAISHIDQSIKMKAKNPEAHNAKGDMLAADGKWKEALEEYELAVKDEPKFALAHASMGNAHLQLGDNEKAMEHFKKARDLNPTDKNVLYALPILLEKAGKINEALTEFENSLMLETDATMASQIRMHMDQLRGQSGFSQDLFKYNPAVGTGQNNLFQGLGTLKFETPKSMPLQPKKKPPTASSGKEQTAQ, encoded by the coding sequence ATGCGCGTCGCACGCAAGGCGTCCTCAGGTTTAGTAATCAATCTATTGGCTGTAAGCCTTCTTGCTGGTGGCTCATTAAGCGTTGCCGTGCCTGTTCAGGCAAAAGGCAGTGCGCAGTCCAAAATGGACCTTGCCGAATTGATGTTTTTCAATGGCAATATTGATGGTGCCATTCGTGCGTATAAACAAGCTTTGGCAATGGAGCCGGATTTGGTGCAGTGCCATATGGGATTGCTTAGCTTGTACATTCAGAAGCAAGATTTTGCAAAAGCAATTGACGAGTGTCACGAAGTAATTCGCTTGAAGCCGAATACGAAAGACGTGCATTTGATATTGGGGAATTTGCTCAGAGCGCAAAATGATTTAGACGGCTCTATCGAGGCTTTGACTAAAGCTGCTGAAAGCGGCTCTGATCCAGGACAAGTTCATAGTGCACTTGGTACCGCTCATTTGCAAAAAGGTAATCTAGAAAAAGCCGAAGAGCATCTGACTCATGCGGTGGAAAAATCTCCGAAAGGATCTGCTGATGCGCATCTCCTTCTCGGTGTAGTTAAGTTTAAGAAGGGCAATAAAGCCGAAGCCATTAGTCATATTGATCAATCTATCAAGATGAAGGCTAAAAATCCGGAAGCGCATAACGCTAAAGGTGACATGCTGGCTGCAGACGGCAAATGGAAAGAAGCTCTGGAAGAGTATGAATTAGCTGTCAAAGACGAGCCGAAGTTTGCACTTGCCCACGCATCAATGGGTAATGCGCATTTGCAATTAGGCGATAATGAAAAGGCAATGGAGCACTTCAAAAAGGCAAGGGACTTGAATCCTACTGACAAGAATGTCCTTTATGCTTTGCCTATTTTGCTCGAGAAGGCCGGCAAAATAAATGAAGCTCTGACGGAGTTTGAAAATTCATTGATGCTGGAAACAGATGCCACCATGGCGTCACAAATTCGCATGCATATGGATCAATTACGCGGACAGTCAGGCTTTTCGCAAGACTTGTTCAAATACAATCCTGCTGTGGGCACCGGACAAAACAATTTATTTCAAGGGCTTGGTACTCTCAAGTTTGAGACACCGAAATCTATGCCTTTGCAGCCGAAGAAGAAGCCGCCAACTGCCAGCTCCGGCAAAGAGCAAACAGCTCAATAG